The Fimbriimonadaceae bacterium nucleotide sequence CCGGAATCGGTCGCGACCACCGCCGCCTCGCTTTCGAGCGCGGCCATTTCGATATAGCCGACGGGCTCGGTCACGACGACGCCCGCGTGTGCGCCAAGGTCCAGACCGCTGGCTTCGGCCGAAGCGCGCGTGCGAGGATGTAGCGGCATCACCACCGGCAATTGGCGGGCGACGATGGCGAAGCCGTGCACCAGATTCCGCAGGCGTTCGGGGTCGTCCGTGTTCTCGGCCCGGTGGACCGTGGCGAGCACGAAACCGCCCGGCTTGACGCCGAACCGGTGCAGCGCGTCGCCCATGCGGGCCGCGTCCTCGCGCGATGCAAGGGCAACGTCGTACATCACGTCGCCGCAATTCACCACCTTCTCGCCCGTGAGGCCCTCATCGGCCAGGTTTTTCACCGCGGTCTCGGTCGGGGCGAAGAGCAGGTCGGCCGCGTGGTCGGTCAGGACGCGGTTGATCTCCTCCGGCATGCGCCGGTTGAAGGAGCGCAGGCCCGCTTCCACATGGGCGACCGGGATGTGGAGCTTGACCGAGGCGAGCGCGCCCGCCAAGGTCGAGTTCGTGTCGCCATAGACCAGCACCCAGTCCGGCCTCGCCTCCAGGAGCACGGCCTCGATCTGCTCAAGCATGCGCCCCGTTTGGGCGCCGTGGCTCGAACTGCCTACGCCCAGGTTCCAGCAGGGGGTCGGGATCTTGAGCTCGCGGAAGAATTGCTCGGACATCGCATCGTCGTAATGCTGCCCGGTGTGCAGGATCGATTCTTCGACCCCGGTCGCTTTGGCGAACGCGCGGGAGACCGCAGCCGCCTTTATGAACTGCGGCCGCGCTCCGACGACCGTCAGTACTCTTAGCACGATGGCGGAGTTTAGCAGAGCACGGTGCCTGGTACGATGACGCGGCCCGGCATGGCGAGGTGGCCCTTACCCCAGGAGATCTCTAAGCGGCTTTTTCTCGTCGCGCTTTGCGCCGGGTTCGTCTGGTCCCTCCAGTGGTCGTACGAGGTCATGGACTCTCGTCTCTTCAGCTTCCTCGGGCTTGTCTACAACCCGCCTCCGATGCCCTATCCGCTCTTGGGATGGGCGATGGCGCTGGCCCCACCCCTCTGGCTGCCGATCCGCCTGCGCAGGCCCTCCGAGGTGGGCATCTGGATCCTTTACCTCACGGTGATCGCGCCGGTCATGTGGATCCCGTACCACGTGCTGGACCGCGACCCGGCGGACCTGGCCGTGTTCCTCGGCGCGATGCTGCTCTGTTTCTTCGGGCTGTGCGCGGCCTTGCGCCTCAAGCGGTGGCGTTTTCGGAGGCCAGCCGTCCACCCCACCGAGTTTGAGTACGTCCTCGCGGGGTTGGTCGTCATGCTGTCGGTCGTAACCTGGTCCAGCGTCGGGTTCGCCCTCGATCTGAGCTTTCAGACCCTTTACGCAAGGCGCCACGCGGCGCGCGAGGTCATCAGCCAGCAGTCCTTCATGGCTTATCTGAAAGGCAACCTGGCGAGCGCCCTCCAGCCTTTCGCGTTCGCGCTCGGGATGGTGCGCCGCAACACGTTCCTGATCGGCGCCTCCATCTTCGCGGGTGTCGTGGTGTTCTCGGTAGAGGGGAGCAAGACCTCGGCCGCGATCCCCTTGTTCCTTGTCCTGCTGTACCCGATCATGACGTACTTCCGGCGCTCCTTTGGCCTCGTCCTCGCGGGGACCTCGTTTGCAGGCGTGGCGTCGGCCGTCCTTCTCTGGCAGAAGACGAACCTCGTGGTCATCCCCGTGCTCACCACGTGGCGGCTCTTTCAGGTGAAGGGGCTTCTGAGCGCCTACTACTGGGATTTCTTCAGCAAGAACCCGCTCACGCTCCTCGGCGACGGCATCCTCGCGCCTTTGGTCGGCAGGCAGTACGAGCTCGCCACCCCCCGGCTCATCGGGCTCCAGTATTTCAACAATGTCGAGACAAACTCGAACGCCAACGTCTTCGCGGCCGCTTTCGGCGATTTCGGATACCCGGGCATGGTCGTGGCGACGATCGTCCTTGCCGCCATCTTGCGCCTCGTCGACTCTCTCGCCGTAAACCGCGGGTTCCTCGTGGCCGCGTTCCTCGTCGCCTTCATGGCGATGAAGTGGAGCGACGTCGCGCTCGACACGTCGATCCTTTCCCATGGCGTCCTCGCGGGCCTCGCGCTGCTTTACGTCATGCCGCCCAAGCGCGGCGAGCTCGACCCGCTCCCTCAGACGAAGGCGGTGCCCGCGTGAAGAGGGTCTGCCACATCACCACCGTCCACCAGCCCTTCGACGTGCGCATCTTCCAGAAGATGGCCCGCGGCCTGGCGAAGGCAGGCTATGACGTCGTGCTCCTTGCCCCGCACACTCAGAACGAGACCGTGGACGGGGTCCGGATCGAAGCGCTGCCAAAGGCGCGCCACCGCATCGAGCGTTGGCTCTCCTCCCGCAAGCAGGCGCTCTACCAAGCCCTGGGCGTGGGGGCCGACCTTTACCATTTCCACGACCCAGAGTTGATCCCCGTCGGCCTCGCCCTCAAGGCGCAGGGCAAGACGGTCGTCTACGACGTCCACGAGAGCCACGCCGAATCGATCCTCGACCGTGCATACATCCCCGCACCCCTTCGCCGGTTCGTCTCCGCCAACGTGGCACGGCTGGAACGACAGGCCGATCGCAAGCTGGACGCGATCGTCGCGGCGACCCCGAAGATCGGCCGCGCCTTCACCAACCTCCGCACCGTGCTCGTCCAGAACTATCCGCTGGCGGGGGAGCTCGAGGCCCCGATCGAGGCGCCTTTCGCGGACCGCGAGCGCGCCGTGGTCTTCGTAGGCGGCGTCTCAGCAGCGCGTGGAGCGAGAGAAATGGTGCGCGCGATGGACCAGACAAGGGACGTGCGCCTGATCTTGGTCGGCCCCTTCACGCCCGCCGCGCTCGAAGCCGAGCTCCGCCAGGAGCCGGGCTGGCGGAACGTGGAAGCCCTCGGCTGGCAAGACCGGCCCGCGGTCGCCGCCGCCATGGCGCGCGCCCGCACCGGGCTCGTCCTCTTCCATCCCATGCGGAACCACGTCGAATCCCAGCCGAACAAGCTCTTCGAATACATGTCAGCCGGGCTCCCGGTGATCGGATCTGACTTCCCCTATTGGCGCGAACTGCTGACACCCGAAGGTGGCGAGCCAGTCGGCGTCCCTGTCGATCCCCTTGACCCGACCAAGGTGGCGGAGGCCGTGCAACGGCTCGTCGACGACCCGGGCTTCGCCGAGAGCCTTGGTCAAAACGGCCGCCGCGCGGTGGCGGAGAAGTTCAATTGGGCGACCCAGGAGCAAGTGCTCCTCAACCTCTATCGCGACCTTCTGCCGCGTTAGGCTGGTGCCGCGAGATGGCCTGGCGGCACGCATAGAGCAACGCGCCGTACATGAGCGTGATCGCGACCGAATAGAAGCCCACCGAGAACAGCGCAGGCCAACCGTAAGTCCGCGCCATCCAAAGCCCGGCCGCCATCACGGCAAGGCCCGCCCCGTCTATCCAGAGCTGCCACCTTTGCCGCTCGAGGATTGCGAGGGCGGGGAGCACCGGCCCCACCACAAACATGGCGAACCAGGAGGGCGCTTGCACCTGGACGTACTCGCCGGCCGTGCGCCATGGTTCGCCGAAGACCAGCGCGACCAGCGGGCCGCCTGCGAACGTCAAGATCGCGAAGGGCACGCTGCCGAGCACCATCAGGCGCCGGACGATCGAGCGGAACGCCGCCCGCAACCGGGCCGGGTCCTCGCGCGACAATCGGCTGGCCTCCCCGACGAAGACCTGCGCCATCGCCTGGCCCACGAGCGAGACAGGCGCCCACACGAAACGGATGCCGAAGAAATACGCCCCCCAGACCTGCGGCGTATAGACCACCGTCAGCAACAGGGGGATCGCGGTCGTCGCCGTATGGATCAAGGCGGCAGGGCCGCCGAACTTGGGGAAGGAGGAATAGCGGCGGGCCATTGCCAGCGCGCCCTCCCGCGTCACCGACCGGATCTTCTCCCCCGACCGCTTCCAAGCGAGGGTCGCGATGGTGCCGCTGCCCGCCACCCGCCCGAGGACCTCGCCAAAGACCAGGCCGGGCCCGCCCCAGTTCAGGACGCCCGCAACGATCTGGGCGGCCGTGCCGGTGAGGCCCTGGCTGAGCTTCGTGCGCGCCGTGACTTGGTAGAGCCGGTGCCGAACTGCCCAATAGTTGAACGCCTGGTAGACGCCGACCCCGGCAAGGCTCAAAGGGACGAACGGGAGCAGCCGGACGAGGCCCGGCTGTTTGAACGCGGCGGCGAGCAAGTCTCGCGAGAGCATCACGGCGACGAATGCGGCCAGTGAAACGAGTAGGGTCGAGACCAGGCAGACGACCAGCAGTTCGGACGCGTGCTGCTCGTCCTCGGGAAGGCTGAGGGCGGACTCATAGCGCAAGCACGCGATCGGGGCGAGGAAGGAGAGCAAGGTCGCAAAGGTCGCGAGCGCGGCCACGTCCGCTTGGTCGAAAAGGCGCGAGATGACGGGGCCGGTCAGGACCACCACCGCTTGCGCGGCTGCCGTGCCCCCCGCCAGCCACGCGGTCCCGCGCACGAACGCGCCCCGGTCAGAGTCGCCGGCGACGAGGTCCTTCAGTCGAGCCAGGCGCTTCATGGGGCAGGGGCCAGCGCGTCCGCCCCACGCGCCAGGCAGTACTCCGCGAGCCCCTGGCACAGCAAAGCCTGAGCCCAGCGCATCGAATCAATCCGCATTGCGTTCAACGGCCACCGGCGGTAGATAAAGCCCCCGTCACCGTACATCATATCCCGCACGATGTAGCCTACAAGACGGTGCAGCGTATCCACGGCCCGCGCCCGCAACTTTGCCTCGACCCACGGCGAGCGCACGGCGCGGACCAGAGTGAGGACGCTTTCTCCCGCGCTGTAGGCGTCGATCGGCCAGCGCGTGTGCGGACGCATCTTCGGGCACCCGTCCTTTTCGAAGTGGAACCCCAGGTGGAAAGAAAGGCCGAGGTTGAGCGCCCGCACGACGTTCTGGTCGTCGAGCGTCCCGACCGTTTCCAGCAATGCGGTGAGGATCATGCCCGTGTGGTAGTGGTCTATCACCTGCCGCCCCTCGCCCGCGTCTGGGGCCGAGTAGAACCAGCTGCCGCCCTCGTTCTGGGTCTCCAGCACGAACTGGGTCAGGCGCTGGGCCAGGTCGAAGTGGGCCGGATCCCCGTTCCGGAGCAACAGCGCCGCGATCTCGGCGTTGGTGTTCATCACCTGCGACCAATCCAGCGGCGTATAGCTCAGTGCGACCGACCCGGACGGGCGCTCCGTCTGGTTCAGGCCTTCGGTCAAGAAGCGGCACGCCTCTTCCGCCTCGGCCTTTGCCCACGCCTCTCCGGTCGCGTCGTGGAAATCCAGGAGGGCGTTCGCGACCGCCATCGTCGTGTGCCCGATGGCGGTGCCCGCGGGAACGACCACGAAGGCCTGCCACTCGAAGGGCAGTCCCCAGCCCTTGCCGACGCCCGCCGTCCCCGGGTTTTGGGCGAGCCACTGGAGCAACCCCCGCGCGGCGTCCAAATGCCGGCTCTCGCGCGTGAGGGCGTAGCGGGCTAAGTGGGCCTGGGAGAACCGCGCCACCCCTCCCGCGCTCCGACGCTTCTCGCAGCGCAGGAGCTGGCGGACTCCGATGGGGGCGAAGAGCTCCAGCCCGAAGACGGCCTTGCGCAGCAGGGTGTGGAGGGGGGTGCGGGACCGGTACGTCCACATCACGAACTGCGACCCCTTCGTGTCGAACGGGTCGTAGGTGTCCACGCCGATCTCCTCGGCGAACTCGAACGCGACGTCCGCCGCCGCCCGCGCCTCGTTCAGGGTCAAGCCGAGCCCTCGCGCCGGGCGATAATCGCCGCGGGGCTCCGGAGAAGTCACCTGCTGAGCGCCCACCGGTCGATTTCCTTGCCCGCCCCGTCGATCTGGCTGAACTCGACCCGGCCCTTGCCGACCTTGATCCAGCCAAAGCTGTTCCCGGCCAGGTAGTTCAGCGTGTAAGGCTTCCAGGCTGCCGGCTTTTGCGCCAAGTCTTGGTCGTAGAGCGCGGCCCCGCCGGCGCCCTGCACGACGTACACGACCCCGTCCGCCTTCGTCGCCTTCTTGCCGTCGAACGCGCGGTCGAAGGCGCCCCCTGCCTGCATCGGCGCGGACCGCTGATAGTTGTGCACGTGGCCGCAGAAGACGACGTCGACTTTGTGCTTCAAAAAGAGGTCGTGAACGGCCAGCATCCAGTCCTGGCCCGCGTTCTTCCGCGAGCTGTGGTAGGGCGGGTGGTGCATGGCGACGAAGCGCCACGCCTTCGATGCACCCCGCGCAAGCTCTTTGTCCAGCCAATCGCGCATTTGCGGGTCTTTCCAGTTCACGTAGACGTTCGAGTCGAGCACGGTCCAGTGCGAGTCGCCATAGTCAAATCCAAAATTGGCCGAGCGGGGATAGGTGGAACCCGCCGAGCGGATGAGGCGCGCCCCGCCTGCTCCGGCGGGGATCGGCGCGTTCTTCTCGCCCGTCCGGGTCGGCCCCTGGGGCGGCTGCCGCCAATAGACGAACCAAGCGAGACCGTCGGGATAGGCGTTCATGTCGCGATAGCCCGTGTCGTGGTTGCCGGCGGCGGAGACGGCAAGGCACTCGGTGAAGAGCGGAGAGCCGCGCCGCACGCCCGGGTCTTGGTTCAGGTACTGCGGGAAAAATCGCCGCGCGTACTCGCTCGCCCGACCCCGGTCGTAGACGACGTCCCCGACGATCATCGTCATGGACGGCTTCTTCAGCCAGGCTTGGTAGCCCACGGCGGCCTGGCCCGGCGTGGCCCCCCCGCAATCGCCGAAGACAGCCATTTCATAGCCCTGGCCCGGGGCTGGCGGCGTCGCGGCCAGGGCCGAGAACTGCACCCGCCCCTCAGCCGTCACCCGGTAAGGCACGCGCGCCCGGGAAGGAAGCCCCTCCGCGTCGAACGTGAGCACGTCATGGGGAGCGACCCCGCCCAAGTCCACATGGACACGCTCAGACTCTCTTGTCGCGCGCCACTCGCCCCCGACCTTGACTTCCAGTTTCGGCGTGGCCCTCGGTGGCGTCTGCAGCATGAAGCTGAGCTTCCCCGGCCCAGGGTCCGCGCCGAGCTCCACCATGGGCGGGTGCAACAAGACCCGCGAATCCGGGCGTGGCGCGGCCACCTCCAGGGCCCAGAGGATGGGAACCACGCAGACAACGGGGACCCGCCGCACGGAAGCCATTGTGGCCCAGCGCGCCGCCGCTGGCCCGTTAAGGCCTGAGGCGGCTGATCTCTTCGCCCGCAATGACCTGGTTCGGGTCGTGGGCGAGCGCGGTCTTGAATGCCTCGCGGGCTTCGTCGTCGCGGTTCAGGCGGCGCAAGGTCACGCCCAAGAGCGCGTGCGCCTCGGCATATCCCTCGTTGATGGCGATCGCCTGCCGGAATTCGTCTTCGGCCCGGTTCACCTGGTCGACCTCCAACAGCGCCTGGCCATAGCGCACGTGCAGGTCGGCGAAGCCCGGTTGCAGTTCGATCGCCGTCCGGTAGGCCTGCTCGGCGTCCGCGTAGCGGCCGTGGGCCATCATCCGGTCGCCCAACATGGCGAGCGCGTCGGGGTCTTGCTGTTCGGCGCGGACCTGTCGCAGCTTCAGGGCGGCCGCGTCCCACTCGTCCCGGTCTGCCATGGCAATGGCCTCTCGGAAGGTGTCGGTCTCCAGCCGGCGGTCGAGGGAGACCGCTTGGACCGCGCGGGCGAGCCCGTTGCCGTGGTCCCCGCTCGCGATCATGAGGCTCGCCTGCCAGAGCACGGCGAAGCCGTACTTGGGATTGATCCGCAGGGCCGCGTCCACTTCCTCGTTCCGCTTGCCGTGCTCGCCCAGGGCCTCGTGGGCCATTGCGAGGGCCATGTGCAAGTCGGCGTAGCGCGGGCGCATTGCGACCGCGTCGCCCAGGAGTTGGATCGCCCCGGTCACGTCGCCGCGCTCCATCGCCAGCCGCCCCAGCCGGCCCAGCGCCCCCGCCAGGTACGACTTTGCGCGCTGGCGCAGGGCGAGGTCCGTGGTGGCGCTCGCCGCTCGGAACTCCTCTACGGCCTCTTCGAAGCGGCCCGCCTCATAGGCGCGGACCCCTGCGTCGAACGAAGCGTTCCTCCCAAAGCCGAACCATTTGCCAACGTGCGCCATCGTAAAACCTCTCATTCTCGCCCGCGAGCCCCTTTCCGCTCGGGACCCCGGTATCTCTGTCACAGCCCGAGAGGGCGGCAGAAAGAGTCTGAGTGTTCCTACGAAGGCGCACCGTGAGGCCTGAGTCTTCCGGAAGGGGAGGCTGCCCGGGACGCCCTCCGCGCCTACCGGGAACCTTTTGGGGGCCGGTACCCTAGAGTCTGCAATGGCCGACCGAGAGTTCCTTCTCTATGACTCCCTCAGCCGACAGGTCAAGCCGCTGGAAACCCTCGAACAGGGGCACCTGAGGTTCTATACCTGCGGGCCGACGGTCTACAGTTACGCCCACATCGGCAACTTCCGCTCCTTTCTCGCGGCAGACCTTGTGGTGCGGACGGCACGGGCACTGGGTTGGCGCGTCACTTGGGTGAGCAACATCACCGACGTGGGGCACCTCACCCAAGACGACGTCGCGGACGCGGGCGGGGAAGACCGCATGGAGAAGGCGCTGCATTCAAAGGAAGGCGAGCAGTTCGCCAACGTCTGGCAGCTCGCGGAGTTCTACGCCGACAAGTACATCGAGGACTGGCGGCGGCTGAACCTCACCGAGCCGACCGTCCGGCCCAAAGCCACGCAACACGTGCGCGAACAGATCCTCATGACGGTCGGCCTGATCGAGAAGGGCAACGCGTACGAGACCCCCACCGGCGTCTACTTTGACGTGGAGAGCGACCCGAACTATGGCAAGCTCAGCGGCAACACGCGGGAGAAGCTGCAAGAGGCCGTGCGCGACGTGGTGCTGGACGGGAACAAGCGCCGTCAAGC carries:
- a CDS encoding metallophosphoesterase, with the protein product MRRVPVVCVVPILWALEVAAPRPDSRVLLHPPMVELGADPGPGKLSFMLQTPPRATPKLEVKVGGEWRATRESERVHVDLGGVAPHDVLTFDAEGLPSRARVPYRVTAEGRVQFSALAATPPAPGQGYEMAVFGDCGGATPGQAAVGYQAWLKKPSMTMIVGDVVYDRGRASEYARRFFPQYLNQDPGVRRGSPLFTECLAVSAAGNHDTGYRDMNAYPDGLAWFVYWRQPPQGPTRTGEKNAPIPAGAGGARLIRSAGSTYPRSANFGFDYGDSHWTVLDSNVYVNWKDPQMRDWLDKELARGASKAWRFVAMHHPPYHSSRKNAGQDWMLAVHDLFLKHKVDVVFCGHVHNYQRSAPMQAGGAFDRAFDGKKATKADGVVYVVQGAGGAALYDQDLAQKPAAWKPYTLNYLAGNSFGWIKVGKGRVEFSQIDGAGKEIDRWALSR
- a CDS encoding glycosyltransferase, whose product is MKRVCHITTVHQPFDVRIFQKMARGLAKAGYDVVLLAPHTQNETVDGVRIEALPKARHRIERWLSSRKQALYQALGVGADLYHFHDPELIPVGLALKAQGKTVVYDVHESHAESILDRAYIPAPLRRFVSANVARLERQADRKLDAIVAATPKIGRAFTNLRTVLVQNYPLAGELEAPIEAPFADRERAVVFVGGVSAARGAREMVRAMDQTRDVRLILVGPFTPAALEAELRQEPGWRNVEALGWQDRPAVAAAMARARTGLVLFHPMRNHVESQPNKLFEYMSAGLPVIGSDFPYWRELLTPEGGEPVGVPVDPLDPTKVAEAVQRLVDDPGFAESLGQNGRRAVAEKFNWATQEQVLLNLYRDLLPR
- a CDS encoding tetratricopeptide repeat protein, with protein sequence MAHVGKWFGFGRNASFDAGVRAYEAGRFEEAVEEFRAASATTDLALRQRAKSYLAGALGRLGRLAMERGDVTGAIQLLGDAVAMRPRYADLHMALAMAHEALGEHGKRNEEVDAALRINPKYGFAVLWQASLMIASGDHGNGLARAVQAVSLDRRLETDTFREAIAMADRDEWDAAALKLRQVRAEQQDPDALAMLGDRMMAHGRYADAEQAYRTAIELQPGFADLHVRYGQALLEVDQVNRAEDEFRQAIAINEGYAEAHALLGVTLRRLNRDDEAREAFKTALAHDPNQVIAGEEISRLRP
- the wecB gene encoding UDP-N-acetylglucosamine 2-epimerase (non-hydrolyzing), producing MVLRVLTVVGARPQFIKAAAVSRAFAKATGVEESILHTGQHYDDAMSEQFFRELKIPTPCWNLGVGSSSHGAQTGRMLEQIEAVLLEARPDWVLVYGDTNSTLAGALASVKLHIPVAHVEAGLRSFNRRMPEEINRVLTDHAADLLFAPTETAVKNLADEGLTGEKVVNCGDVMYDVALASREDAARMGDALHRFGVKPGGFVLATVHRAENTDDPERLRNLVHGFAIVARQLPVVMPLHPRTRASAEASGLDLGAHAGVVVTEPVGYIEMAALESEAAVVATDSGGVQKEAYFHGRPCVTLRDETEWVELVQMGWNTLCPPNSPAAVAEAVLGAIGRKGAEGTPYGEGRASELIVEGLLARSATSGSV
- a CDS encoding oligosaccharide flippase family protein gives rise to the protein MKRLARLKDLVAGDSDRGAFVRGTAWLAGGTAAAQAVVVLTGPVISRLFDQADVAALATFATLLSFLAPIACLRYESALSLPEDEQHASELLVVCLVSTLLVSLAAFVAVMLSRDLLAAAFKQPGLVRLLPFVPLSLAGVGVYQAFNYWAVRHRLYQVTARTKLSQGLTGTAAQIVAGVLNWGGPGLVFGEVLGRVAGSGTIATLAWKRSGEKIRSVTREGALAMARRYSSFPKFGGPAALIHTATTAIPLLLTVVYTPQVWGAYFFGIRFVWAPVSLVGQAMAQVFVGEASRLSREDPARLRAAFRSIVRRLMVLGSVPFAILTFAGGPLVALVFGEPWRTAGEYVQVQAPSWFAMFVVGPVLPALAILERQRWQLWIDGAGLAVMAAGLWMARTYGWPALFSVGFYSVAITLMYGALLYACRQAISRHQPNAAEGRDRG